The Paraburkholderia acidisoli genome contains a region encoding:
- the ppa gene encoding inorganic diphosphatase has protein sequence MSFANVPAGKDLPHDFNVIIEIPAQSDPVKYEADKEMGVLVVDRFVGTGMRYPVNYGFIPQTLSGDGDPVDVLVITPFPLLAGSVVRSRALGMLQMTDESGVDAKLIAVPHDKVCPMTANIKSLDDVPEYLKDQIKHFFENYKALEKGKWVKVEGWVGIEAAHKEITEGFANAKK, from the coding sequence ATGAGCTTTGCAAACGTCCCCGCCGGCAAGGATCTGCCGCACGACTTCAACGTGATCATCGAGATTCCCGCGCAAAGCGATCCGGTGAAATACGAAGCCGACAAGGAAATGGGCGTGCTCGTCGTCGACCGTTTCGTCGGCACGGGCATGCGTTATCCGGTGAACTACGGTTTCATTCCGCAAACGCTCTCCGGCGACGGCGACCCCGTCGACGTGCTCGTGATCACGCCGTTCCCGCTGCTGGCCGGCTCGGTCGTCCGTTCGCGCGCGCTCGGCATGCTGCAGATGACCGACGAGTCGGGCGTCGACGCCAAGCTGATCGCCGTGCCGCACGACAAGGTTTGCCCGATGACGGCGAACATCAAGTCGCTCGACGACGTGCCCGAGTACCTCAAGGACCAGATCAAGCACTTCTTCGAGAACTACAAGGCGCTCGAAAAGGGCAAGTGGGTCAAGGTCGAAGGCTGGGTCGGCATCGAAGCCGCGCACAAGGAAATCACGGAAGGCTTCGCGAACGCGAAGAAGTAA